Proteins encoded in a region of the Ziziphus jujuba cultivar Dongzao chromosome 3, ASM3175591v1 genome:
- the LOC107418149 gene encoding probable leucine-rich repeat receptor-like protein kinase At1g35710 isoform X1 produces the protein MAPWIPHLVVRSLDQFLLLIIILLFLLCSSSTCFAISGEAEALVKWKDSFDMNPTTHSLLRSWNLNSTDSTSHHLYNNTPCTWVGITCNDFGSIINITLESSNLKGTLHNFNFSSFPSLLTLDFYNNSLYGSIPSHIGNLSSLTYLALDSNNLSGNIPSQLCLLTNLRFLWLESNYLHGFIPTQIGMLVSVELFSAHSNSLSGSIPVSVKNLSKLTDLELSGNKIVGSIPSEIGQLKSLTTLYLYDNQLTGSIPVSIGNLRKLTDLELGGNKIVGSIPSEIGQLKSLTTLYLYDNQLTGSIPVSIGNLSKLTDLELGGNKIVGSIPSEIGQLKSLTTLYLYDNQLTGSIPVSIGNLSKLTDLELGGNKIVGSIPSEIGQLKSLTTLYLYDSQLTGSIPVSIGNLSKLTDLGLTGNKLVGSIPSEIGQLKSLTTLYLYYNQLTGSIPVSIGNLSKLTDLELTGNKIVGSIPNNICLGGKLTWFIASYNNFRGSIQKSIRNCSSLVRLSVEGNQLTGNIYEEFGIYPNLDYMDLSTNKFFGELSENWGQCPKLTMLNISNNKISGRLSPELGKATQLQKLDLSSNLLVGKIPKELGQLKLLYILKLNNNSLSSNVPAEIGMISNLEALDLAANQLSEPIPMHLKHCSKLLHLNLRNNKFSGIIPFQIGNLHSLENLDLSNNLLSGELPFELGHLDKLETFNLSHNNLSGSIPSTFKELISLTSVDISYNQLEGPLPNNKAFLEAPLEALEDNKGLCGNNTIIKICPMPKENRSNSIIFVVTVSITCALILSFIIVGALFICKKRERHMDEPRQTQMTLTFFEAWSHNGKKVHEEIVQATENFSSKYCIGVGGYGSVYKTVLSTGQVVAVKKLHENEGAAIVEAFESETSVLTRARHRNIIKLYGYCSHARQSYLVYEFMEGGSLAKILSNEVRAVEFEWTKRINVVKGLANAILYMHYECSPAIIHRDISTKNVLLDDEYEAHISDFGAATTLDPESLNWTPFVGTFGYSAPELAYTMEVNEKIDVYSFGVVTLEVIMGKHPGDLISSLFLAPLLAVDALIKDVLDQRLSPPRGRIAHQVISIAEIAFACLQQSPQFRPTMKQVSRKLSTPLESLSEPFYMITIKQLFDSPTWTS, from the exons ATGGCACCCTGGATTCCACACCTCGTTGTACGGTCACTTGATCAGTTTTTGTTGTTGATCATCATTCTACTGTTTCTTCTTTGTTCTTCTAGTACTTGTTTTGCAATAAGTGGAGAGGCTGAGGCCCTTGTGAAATGGAAGGACAGCTTTGATATGAATCCAACTACACATTCTCTTCTCCGCTCTTGGAATCTCAATTCTACTGATTCAACTTCCCATCATCTCTATAATAATACCCCCTGTACTTGGGTTGGGATCACTTGTAACGACTTTGGAAGTATCATCAACATTACTCTCGAAAGCAGTAATCTGAAAGGTACGCTTCACAACTTCAACTTCTCATCCTTTCCCAGCTTACTCACTCTTGACTTTTATAACAACTCCCTCTATGGAAGTATCCCATCTCACATTGGCAACCTTTCTTCACTCACCTACCTTGCCCTCGATTCCAATAATCTCTCCGGAAACATCCCATCCCAGCTATGCCTTTTAACAAATTTACGTTTCCTTTGGTTGGAAAGTAATTATTTGCATGGCTTTATACCAACTCAAATAGGCATGTTGGTGTCTGTTGAGTTATTTTCTGCTCATAGTAACAGTCTCTCAGGTTCAATTCCTGTGTCCGTTAAAAACTTGAGCAAGTTAACTGATTTGGAACTTAGTGGAAACAAAATAGTTGGGTCCATCCCCAGTGAGATTGGACAGCTCAAATCACTCACTACCCTTTATTTGTATGATAACCAACTCACTGGCTCAATTCCTGTGTCCATTGGAAACCTGAGAAAGTTAACTGATTTGGAACTTGGTGGAAACAAAATAGTTGGGTCCATCCCCAGTGAGATTGGACAGCTCAAATCCCTCACTACCCTTTATTTGTATGATAACCAACTCACTGGCTCAATTCCTGTGTCCATTGGGAACCTGAGCAAGTTAACTGATTTGGAACTTGGTGGAAACAAAATAGTTGGGTCCATCCCCAGTGAGATTGGACAGCTCAAATCCCTCACTACCCTTTATTTGTATGATAACCAACTCACTGGCTCAATTCCTGTGTCCATTGGAAACCTGAGCAAGTTAACTGATTTGGAACTTGGTGGAAACAAAATAGTTGGGTCCATCCCCAGTGAGATTGGACAGCTCAAATCACTCACTACTCTTTATTTGTATGATAGCCAACTCACTGGCTCAATTCCTGTGTCCATTGGAAACCTGAGCAAGTTAACTGATTTGGGACTTACTGGAAACAAATTAGTTGGGTCCATCCCCAGTGAGATTGGACAGCTCAAATCACTCACTACcctttatttgtattataaccAACTCACTGGCTCAATTCCTGTGTCCATTGGAAACCTGAGCAAGTTAACTGATTTGGAACTTACTGGAAACAAAATAGTTGGGTCCATTCCAAATAATATTTGTCTTGGTGGGAAGCTTACATGGTTTATAGCAAGTTATAACAACTTTAGAGGTTCCATTCAAAAAAGCATAAGAAACTGCAGCTCTTTAGTCCGCCTTTCAGTTGAAGGGAATCAACTAACAGGAAATATATATGAAGAATTCGGAATATACCCAAACCTGGATTATATGGACTTGAGCACCAATAAGTTTTTTGGAGAACTTTCCGAAAACTGGGGACAGTGTCCAAAACTCACAATGTTGAACatatctaataataaaatttctggTAGGCTATCTCCTGAACTTGGGAAGGCTACTCAATTGCAGAAACTTGACCTCTCTTCCAACCTTCTTGTAGGTAAAATTCCTAAGGAATTGGGACAGTTGAAATTGTTGTACATTCTCAAGCTCAACAATAATTCCCTTTCTAGCAATGTTCCTGCAGAAATTGGAATGATATCGAACCTTGAAGCACTTGACCTTGCAGCCAACCAGTTGAGTGAACCAATTCCTATGCATTTGAAACACTGTTCAAAACTACTCCATTTAAACTTGAGGAATAACAAATTCAGTGGAATTATTCCCTTCCAAATTGGGAATCTGCACTCCCTCGAAAATCTTGATCTAAGTAACAATTTGCTTTCAGGAGAGTTGCCTTTCGAGCTTGGTCATTTGGATAAGCTAGAAACATTTAACCTCTCACACAACAATCTGTCGGGCTCAATACCATCAACGTTTAAAGAATTGATAAGCTTGACATCTGTTGATATATCCTACAATCAGTTAGAAGGTCCTCTGCCCAACAACAAAGCCTTCCTAGAGGCCCCCCTTGAAGCGTTGGAAGATAATAAAGGTTTGTGTGGCAACAACACTATTATAAAGATTTGCCCCATGCCTAAAGAGAATAGAAGTAATTCGATAATATTTGTTGTCACAGTGTCTATAACTTGTGCTCTTATTCTGTCATTTATCATTGTTGGAGCATTGTTTATTtgcaaaaagagagagaggcaTATGGATGAGCCAAGACAAACACAAATGACTTTAACTTTCTTTGAAGCATGGAGCCATAATGGGAAAAAGGTTCATGAAGAAATAGTTCAAGCAACAGAGAACTTCAGCTCCAAATATTGCATTGGAGTTGGAGGATATGGAAGTGTCTATAAAACAGTGCTTTCAACGGGTCAAGTTGTTGCCGTGAAAAAATTGCATGAGAATGAAGGAGCAGCTATTGTGGAAGCTTTTGAAAGTGAGACTAGTGTCTTGACAAGAGCACGCCACAGAAATATCATTAAGCTTTATGGATATTGTTCACATGCAAGACAATCATATTTGGTGTATGAGTTCATGGAAGGAGGGAGCTTAGCGAAGATATTAAGCAATGAAGTTAGGGCAGTAGAGTTCGAGTGGACCAAGAGAATAAATGTGGTGAAAGGTTTAGCCAATGCCATATTATACATGCATTATGAATGTAGTCCTGCTATAATTCATAGAGACATATCAACTAAGAATGTTCTGTTGGATGATGAATACGAAGCTCACATTTCTGACTTTGGTGCTGCTACAACTTTGGATCCTGAGTCATTGAATTGGACTCCATTTGTAGGAACCTTTGGCTACTCAGCCCCAG AGCTTGCTTATACAATGGAAGTAAATGAGAAGATCGACGTGTATAGCTTCGGAGTTGTAACATTAGAAGTGATCATGGGAAAGCATCCGGGAGACCTCAtatcatctttgttcttagcACCACTACTGGCTGTTGATGCTCTGATTAAGGATGTACTGGATCAACGTCTCTCACCTCCAAGGGGGCGAATAGCACACCAAGTGATCTCCATTGCAGAGATAGCATTTGCGTGCCTGCAACAAAGTCCACAGTTCCGTCCAACTATGAAGCAAGTATCTAGAAAGCTGTCAACTCCATTAGAATCATTATCAGAGCCATTTTATATGATTACAATAAAGCAGCTGTTTGATTCCCCAACATGGACATCCTAA
- the LOC107418149 gene encoding MDIS1-interacting receptor like kinase 2-like isoform X2, with the protein MAPWIPHLVVRSLDQFLLLIIILLFLLCSSSTCFAISGEAEALVKWKDSFDMNPTTHSLLRSWNLNSTDSTSHHLYNNTPCTWVGITCNDFGSIINITLESSNLKGKIPKELGQLKLLYILKLNNNSLSSNVPAEIGMISNLEALDLAANQLSEPIPMHLKHCSKLLHLNLRNNKFSGIIPFQIGNLHSLENLDLSNNLLSGELPFELGHLDKLETFNLSHNNLSGSIPSTFKELISLTSVDISYNQLEGPLPNNKAFLEAPLEALEDNKGLCGNNTIIKICPMPKENRSNSIIFVVTVSITCALILSFIIVGALFICKKRERHMDEPRQTQMTLTFFEAWSHNGKKVHEEIVQATENFSSKYCIGVGGYGSVYKTVLSTGQVVAVKKLHENEGAAIVEAFESETSVLTRARHRNIIKLYGYCSHARQSYLVYEFMEGGSLAKILSNEVRAVEFEWTKRINVVKGLANAILYMHYECSPAIIHRDISTKNVLLDDEYEAHISDFGAATTLDPESLNWTPFVGTFGYSAPELAYTMEVNEKIDVYSFGVVTLEVIMGKHPGDLISSLFLAPLLAVDALIKDVLDQRLSPPRGRIAHQVISIAEIAFACLQQSPQFRPTMKQVSRKLSTPLESLSEPFYMITIKQLFDSPTWTS; encoded by the exons ATGGCACCCTGGATTCCACACCTCGTTGTACGGTCACTTGATCAGTTTTTGTTGTTGATCATCATTCTACTGTTTCTTCTTTGTTCTTCTAGTACTTGTTTTGCAATAAGTGGAGAGGCTGAGGCCCTTGTGAAATGGAAGGACAGCTTTGATATGAATCCAACTACACATTCTCTTCTCCGCTCTTGGAATCTCAATTCTACTGATTCAACTTCCCATCATCTCTATAATAATACCCCCTGTACTTGGGTTGGGATCACTTGTAACGACTTTGGAAGTATCATCAACATTACTCTCGAAAGCAGTAATCTGAAAG GTAAAATTCCTAAGGAATTGGGACAGTTGAAATTGTTGTACATTCTCAAGCTCAACAATAATTCCCTTTCTAGCAATGTTCCTGCAGAAATTGGAATGATATCGAACCTTGAAGCACTTGACCTTGCAGCCAACCAGTTGAGTGAACCAATTCCTATGCATTTGAAACACTGTTCAAAACTACTCCATTTAAACTTGAGGAATAACAAATTCAGTGGAATTATTCCCTTCCAAATTGGGAATCTGCACTCCCTCGAAAATCTTGATCTAAGTAACAATTTGCTTTCAGGAGAGTTGCCTTTCGAGCTTGGTCATTTGGATAAGCTAGAAACATTTAACCTCTCACACAACAATCTGTCGGGCTCAATACCATCAACGTTTAAAGAATTGATAAGCTTGACATCTGTTGATATATCCTACAATCAGTTAGAAGGTCCTCTGCCCAACAACAAAGCCTTCCTAGAGGCCCCCCTTGAAGCGTTGGAAGATAATAAAGGTTTGTGTGGCAACAACACTATTATAAAGATTTGCCCCATGCCTAAAGAGAATAGAAGTAATTCGATAATATTTGTTGTCACAGTGTCTATAACTTGTGCTCTTATTCTGTCATTTATCATTGTTGGAGCATTGTTTATTtgcaaaaagagagagaggcaTATGGATGAGCCAAGACAAACACAAATGACTTTAACTTTCTTTGAAGCATGGAGCCATAATGGGAAAAAGGTTCATGAAGAAATAGTTCAAGCAACAGAGAACTTCAGCTCCAAATATTGCATTGGAGTTGGAGGATATGGAAGTGTCTATAAAACAGTGCTTTCAACGGGTCAAGTTGTTGCCGTGAAAAAATTGCATGAGAATGAAGGAGCAGCTATTGTGGAAGCTTTTGAAAGTGAGACTAGTGTCTTGACAAGAGCACGCCACAGAAATATCATTAAGCTTTATGGATATTGTTCACATGCAAGACAATCATATTTGGTGTATGAGTTCATGGAAGGAGGGAGCTTAGCGAAGATATTAAGCAATGAAGTTAGGGCAGTAGAGTTCGAGTGGACCAAGAGAATAAATGTGGTGAAAGGTTTAGCCAATGCCATATTATACATGCATTATGAATGTAGTCCTGCTATAATTCATAGAGACATATCAACTAAGAATGTTCTGTTGGATGATGAATACGAAGCTCACATTTCTGACTTTGGTGCTGCTACAACTTTGGATCCTGAGTCATTGAATTGGACTCCATTTGTAGGAACCTTTGGCTACTCAGCCCCAG AGCTTGCTTATACAATGGAAGTAAATGAGAAGATCGACGTGTATAGCTTCGGAGTTGTAACATTAGAAGTGATCATGGGAAAGCATCCGGGAGACCTCAtatcatctttgttcttagcACCACTACTGGCTGTTGATGCTCTGATTAAGGATGTACTGGATCAACGTCTCTCACCTCCAAGGGGGCGAATAGCACACCAAGTGATCTCCATTGCAGAGATAGCATTTGCGTGCCTGCAACAAAGTCCACAGTTCCGTCCAACTATGAAGCAAGTATCTAGAAAGCTGTCAACTCCATTAGAATCATTATCAGAGCCATTTTATATGATTACAATAAAGCAGCTGTTTGATTCCCCAACATGGACATCCTAA